From the genome of Danio rerio strain Tuebingen ecotype United States chromosome 2, GRCz12tu, whole genome shotgun sequence, one region includes:
- the LOC110438072 gene encoding uncharacterized protein isoform X6: MVSALHYLCWRRKSSELTRPKHLKVSMESTRDGDSWKTQTDSVARCTPAIYLSSTPRTCNWQVQSSFPEGTSLMTEYNKDIYITHLVYRLESLHMSAVVNTQQPSLAACISNVYTAHEPTTCCSQTKSSEVCW; the protein is encoded by the exons ATGGTTTCTGCACTCCATTATTTGTGTTGGAGAAGGAAGTCGTCGGAACTAACAAGACCAAAACATTTG AAAGTTTCAATGGAAAGCACGAGGGATGGAGACAGCTGGAAGACGCAGACTGATAGTGTGGCTCGCTGCACACCTGCCATTTACCTGAGCTCCACCCCGCGTACT TGTAACTGGCAGGTCCAGAGCAGCTTTCCTGAAG GTACCTCTTTGATGACAGAATATAACAAG GACATCTACATTACTCACTTAGTATATCGACTTGAAAGTCTACACATGTCTGCGGTAGTGAACACACAACAG ccgTCTTTAGCAGCCTGCATTTCTAACGTGTATACGGCACATGAACCAACCACCTGTTGCAGCCAAACAAAATCATCCGAAGT ATGTTGGTAA
- the LOC110438072 gene encoding uncharacterized protein isoform X1 — protein sequence MVSALHYLCWRRKSSELTRPKHLKVSMESTRDGDSWKTQTDSVARCTPAIYLSSTPRTCNWQVQSSFPEGTSLMTEYNKDIYITHLVYRLESLHMSAVVNTQQPSLAACISNVYTAHEPTTCCSQTKSSEVSKKHHKTQLRMLSHRWQRLGLQPPGLWETQDDIAEHTESRPALEIHPIKVNSMLSPKSESPDETKAINLKGNASAPSVECENSDLSDQEKDSIPLIKWDATIELYLRPDLFHRDLEPTEAEERQQVYPEVLPFSLKDFELSQLISKAEDLESQHTQCSTDPCLAALAARMIKLEKLQTVTIQKEQGKAVGSRPTTSSVKSGNRVRQLQNPGSQAVLEEITELTLSSNSHLKSININQLSPNAGKVWIGFQQPLALAKKPNSGVVRVKKTEAIVQDDVAHVNKSPKCNSPESSKGCKPSKKAIPKPQKTSSERSSAPAKAPFRKT from the exons ATGGTTTCTGCACTCCATTATTTGTGTTGGAGAAGGAAGTCGTCGGAACTAACAAGACCAAAACATTTG AAAGTTTCAATGGAAAGCACGAGGGATGGAGACAGCTGGAAGACGCAGACTGATAGTGTGGCTCGCTGCACACCTGCCATTTACCTGAGCTCCACCCCGCGTACT TGTAACTGGCAGGTCCAGAGCAGCTTTCCTGAAG GTACCTCTTTGATGACAGAATATAACAAG GACATCTACATTACTCACTTAGTATATCGACTTGAAAGTCTACACATGTCTGCGGTAGTGAACACACAACAG ccgTCTTTAGCAGCCTGCATTTCTAACGTGTATACGGCACATGAACCAACCACCTGTTGCAGCCAAACAAAATCATCCGAAGT CTCGAAGAAACATCATAAAACCCAGTTGAGGATGCTGTCACACAGATGGCAGAGGCTTGGTCTTCAGCCTCCAGGCCTCTGGGAGACACAAGACGACATTGCTGAACATACAGAAAGCAGGCCAGCACTGGAAATCCACCCAATAAAGGTTAACAGCATGCTTTCTCCAAAGAGTGAAAGTCCAGATGAGACAAAGGCAATCAATCTTAAAGGAAATGCATCTGCACCGTCAGTAGAGTGTGAAAACAGTGACCTCTCTGACCAAGAGAAAGACAGTATTCCATTAATAAAATGGGATGCTACTATAGAATTGTATCTGAGGCCGGACTTATTTCATAGAGATCTAGAACCAACAGAGGCTGAAGAAAGACAGCAAGTGTATCCTGAAGTTCTCCCGTTTTCACTTAAAGATTTTGAATTAAGTCAGCTGATATCCAAAGCAGAGGATTTGGAGAGCCAGCATACTCAGTGCTCAACAGACCCTTGTCTCGCAGCTTTGGCAGCCCGTATGATAAAGCTGGAGAAACTCCAGACTGTAACCATACAGAAAGAACAAGGAAAAGCAGTTGGATCTCGTCCAACAACCTCTTCAGTGAAAAGTGGCAATCGGGTGAGGCAGCTGCAAAACCCTGGTTCTCAGGCAGTTCTAGAGGAAATCACCGAACTCACACTTTCTTCAAACTCTCATTTGAAGTCTATAAACATTAATCAACTCTCGCCAAATGCTGGGAAGGTGTGGATTGGATTTCAGCAACCACTAGCATTAGCTAAGAAGCCAAACTCTGGTGTGGTCAGAGTAAAGAAAACTGAAGCCATTGTTCAAGATGATGTTGCTCATGTAAACAAGTCACCAAAATGCAATAGTCCAGAAAGCTCCAAGGGATGCAAACCCTCAAAGAAAGCCATACCAAAGCCTCAGAAGACTTCCTCTGAAAGGAGTAGCGCTCCTGCTAAAGCTCCATTCAGGAAAacctaa
- the LOC110438072 gene encoding uncharacterized protein isoform X7, translating to MSVVFIVIGMQIRIPRALMRQKVSMESTRDGDSWKTQTDSVARCTPAIYLSSTPRTCNWQVQSSFPEGTSLMTEYNKDIYITHLVYRLESLHMSAVVNTQQPSLAACISNVYTAHEPTTCCSQTKSSEVCW from the exons ATGTCTGTCGTCTTCATTGTTATTGGCATGCAAATACGTATTCCACGTGCTCTTATGCGACAGAAAGTTTCAATGGAAAGCACGAGGGATGGAGACAGCTGGAAGACGCAGACTGATAGTGTGGCTCGCTGCACACCTGCCATTTACCTGAGCTCCACCCCGCGTACT TGTAACTGGCAGGTCCAGAGCAGCTTTCCTGAAG GTACCTCTTTGATGACAGAATATAACAAG GACATCTACATTACTCACTTAGTATATCGACTTGAAAGTCTACACATGTCTGCGGTAGTGAACACACAACAG ccgTCTTTAGCAGCCTGCATTTCTAACGTGTATACGGCACATGAACCAACCACCTGTTGCAGCCAAACAAAATCATCCGAAGT ATGTTGGTAA
- the LOC110438072 gene encoding uncharacterized protein isoform X2: MSVVFIVIGMQIRIPRALMRQKVSMESTRDGDSWKTQTDSVARCTPAIYLSSTPRTCNWQVQSSFPEGTSLMTEYNKDIYITHLVYRLESLHMSAVVNTQQPSLAACISNVYTAHEPTTCCSQTKSSEVSKKHHKTQLRMLSHRWQRLGLQPPGLWETQDDIAEHTESRPALEIHPIKVNSMLSPKSESPDETKAINLKGNASAPSVECENSDLSDQEKDSIPLIKWDATIELYLRPDLFHRDLEPTEAEERQQVYPEVLPFSLKDFELSQLISKAEDLESQHTQCSTDPCLAALAARMIKLEKLQTVTIQKEQGKAVGSRPTTSSVKSGNRVRQLQNPGSQAVLEEITELTLSSNSHLKSININQLSPNAGKVWIGFQQPLALAKKPNSGVVRVKKTEAIVQDDVAHVNKSPKCNSPESSKGCKPSKKAIPKPQKTSSERSSAPAKAPFRKT; encoded by the exons ATGTCTGTCGTCTTCATTGTTATTGGCATGCAAATACGTATTCCACGTGCTCTTATGCGACAGAAAGTTTCAATGGAAAGCACGAGGGATGGAGACAGCTGGAAGACGCAGACTGATAGTGTGGCTCGCTGCACACCTGCCATTTACCTGAGCTCCACCCCGCGTACT TGTAACTGGCAGGTCCAGAGCAGCTTTCCTGAAG GTACCTCTTTGATGACAGAATATAACAAG GACATCTACATTACTCACTTAGTATATCGACTTGAAAGTCTACACATGTCTGCGGTAGTGAACACACAACAG ccgTCTTTAGCAGCCTGCATTTCTAACGTGTATACGGCACATGAACCAACCACCTGTTGCAGCCAAACAAAATCATCCGAAGT CTCGAAGAAACATCATAAAACCCAGTTGAGGATGCTGTCACACAGATGGCAGAGGCTTGGTCTTCAGCCTCCAGGCCTCTGGGAGACACAAGACGACATTGCTGAACATACAGAAAGCAGGCCAGCACTGGAAATCCACCCAATAAAGGTTAACAGCATGCTTTCTCCAAAGAGTGAAAGTCCAGATGAGACAAAGGCAATCAATCTTAAAGGAAATGCATCTGCACCGTCAGTAGAGTGTGAAAACAGTGACCTCTCTGACCAAGAGAAAGACAGTATTCCATTAATAAAATGGGATGCTACTATAGAATTGTATCTGAGGCCGGACTTATTTCATAGAGATCTAGAACCAACAGAGGCTGAAGAAAGACAGCAAGTGTATCCTGAAGTTCTCCCGTTTTCACTTAAAGATTTTGAATTAAGTCAGCTGATATCCAAAGCAGAGGATTTGGAGAGCCAGCATACTCAGTGCTCAACAGACCCTTGTCTCGCAGCTTTGGCAGCCCGTATGATAAAGCTGGAGAAACTCCAGACTGTAACCATACAGAAAGAACAAGGAAAAGCAGTTGGATCTCGTCCAACAACCTCTTCAGTGAAAAGTGGCAATCGGGTGAGGCAGCTGCAAAACCCTGGTTCTCAGGCAGTTCTAGAGGAAATCACCGAACTCACACTTTCTTCAAACTCTCATTTGAAGTCTATAAACATTAATCAACTCTCGCCAAATGCTGGGAAGGTGTGGATTGGATTTCAGCAACCACTAGCATTAGCTAAGAAGCCAAACTCTGGTGTGGTCAGAGTAAAGAAAACTGAAGCCATTGTTCAAGATGATGTTGCTCATGTAAACAAGTCACCAAAATGCAATAGTCCAGAAAGCTCCAAGGGATGCAAACCCTCAAAGAAAGCCATACCAAAGCCTCAGAAGACTTCCTCTGAAAGGAGTAGCGCTCCTGCTAAAGCTCCATTCAGGAAAacctaa
- the LOC110438072 gene encoding uncharacterized protein isoform X8: MESTRDGDSWKTQTDSVARCTPAIYLSSTPRTCNWQVQSSFPEGTSLMTEYNKDIYITHLVYRLESLHMSAVVNTQQPSLAACISNVYTAHEPTTCCSQTKSSEVCW; encoded by the exons ATGGAAAGCACGAGGGATGGAGACAGCTGGAAGACGCAGACTGATAGTGTGGCTCGCTGCACACCTGCCATTTACCTGAGCTCCACCCCGCGTACT TGTAACTGGCAGGTCCAGAGCAGCTTTCCTGAAG GTACCTCTTTGATGACAGAATATAACAAG GACATCTACATTACTCACTTAGTATATCGACTTGAAAGTCTACACATGTCTGCGGTAGTGAACACACAACAG ccgTCTTTAGCAGCCTGCATTTCTAACGTGTATACGGCACATGAACCAACCACCTGTTGCAGCCAAACAAAATCATCCGAAGT ATGTTGGTAA
- the LOC110438072 gene encoding uncharacterized protein isoform X3, whose protein sequence is MESTRDGDSWKTQTDSVARCTPAIYLSSTPRTCNWQVQSSFPEGTSLMTEYNKDIYITHLVYRLESLHMSAVVNTQQPSLAACISNVYTAHEPTTCCSQTKSSEVSKKHHKTQLRMLSHRWQRLGLQPPGLWETQDDIAEHTESRPALEIHPIKVNSMLSPKSESPDETKAINLKGNASAPSVECENSDLSDQEKDSIPLIKWDATIELYLRPDLFHRDLEPTEAEERQQVYPEVLPFSLKDFELSQLISKAEDLESQHTQCSTDPCLAALAARMIKLEKLQTVTIQKEQGKAVGSRPTTSSVKSGNRVRQLQNPGSQAVLEEITELTLSSNSHLKSININQLSPNAGKVWIGFQQPLALAKKPNSGVVRVKKTEAIVQDDVAHVNKSPKCNSPESSKGCKPSKKAIPKPQKTSSERSSAPAKAPFRKT, encoded by the exons ATGGAAAGCACGAGGGATGGAGACAGCTGGAAGACGCAGACTGATAGTGTGGCTCGCTGCACACCTGCCATTTACCTGAGCTCCACCCCGCGTACT TGTAACTGGCAGGTCCAGAGCAGCTTTCCTGAAG GTACCTCTTTGATGACAGAATATAACAAG GACATCTACATTACTCACTTAGTATATCGACTTGAAAGTCTACACATGTCTGCGGTAGTGAACACACAACAG ccgTCTTTAGCAGCCTGCATTTCTAACGTGTATACGGCACATGAACCAACCACCTGTTGCAGCCAAACAAAATCATCCGAAGT CTCGAAGAAACATCATAAAACCCAGTTGAGGATGCTGTCACACAGATGGCAGAGGCTTGGTCTTCAGCCTCCAGGCCTCTGGGAGACACAAGACGACATTGCTGAACATACAGAAAGCAGGCCAGCACTGGAAATCCACCCAATAAAGGTTAACAGCATGCTTTCTCCAAAGAGTGAAAGTCCAGATGAGACAAAGGCAATCAATCTTAAAGGAAATGCATCTGCACCGTCAGTAGAGTGTGAAAACAGTGACCTCTCTGACCAAGAGAAAGACAGTATTCCATTAATAAAATGGGATGCTACTATAGAATTGTATCTGAGGCCGGACTTATTTCATAGAGATCTAGAACCAACAGAGGCTGAAGAAAGACAGCAAGTGTATCCTGAAGTTCTCCCGTTTTCACTTAAAGATTTTGAATTAAGTCAGCTGATATCCAAAGCAGAGGATTTGGAGAGCCAGCATACTCAGTGCTCAACAGACCCTTGTCTCGCAGCTTTGGCAGCCCGTATGATAAAGCTGGAGAAACTCCAGACTGTAACCATACAGAAAGAACAAGGAAAAGCAGTTGGATCTCGTCCAACAACCTCTTCAGTGAAAAGTGGCAATCGGGTGAGGCAGCTGCAAAACCCTGGTTCTCAGGCAGTTCTAGAGGAAATCACCGAACTCACACTTTCTTCAAACTCTCATTTGAAGTCTATAAACATTAATCAACTCTCGCCAAATGCTGGGAAGGTGTGGATTGGATTTCAGCAACCACTAGCATTAGCTAAGAAGCCAAACTCTGGTGTGGTCAGAGTAAAGAAAACTGAAGCCATTGTTCAAGATGATGTTGCTCATGTAAACAAGTCACCAAAATGCAATAGTCCAGAAAGCTCCAAGGGATGCAAACCCTCAAAGAAAGCCATACCAAAGCCTCAGAAGACTTCCTCTGAAAGGAGTAGCGCTCCTGCTAAAGCTCCATTCAGGAAAacctaa
- the LOC110438072 gene encoding uncharacterized protein isoform X4, which produces MWFLLLYSCSVTGRSRAAFLKDIYITHLVYRLESLHMSAVVNTQQPSLAACISNVYTAHEPTTCCSQTKSSEVSKKHHKTQLRMLSHRWQRLGLQPPGLWETQDDIAEHTESRPALEIHPIKVNSMLSPKSESPDETKAINLKGNASAPSVECENSDLSDQEKDSIPLIKWDATIELYLRPDLFHRDLEPTEAEERQQVYPEVLPFSLKDFELSQLISKAEDLESQHTQCSTDPCLAALAARMIKLEKLQTVTIQKEQGKAVGSRPTTSSVKSGNRVRQLQNPGSQAVLEEITELTLSSNSHLKSININQLSPNAGKVWIGFQQPLALAKKPNSGVVRVKKTEAIVQDDVAHVNKSPKCNSPESSKGCKPSKKAIPKPQKTSSERSSAPAKAPFRKT; this is translated from the exons ATGTGGTTTTTGCTTTTGTATTCTTGTAGTGTAACTGGCAGGTCCAGAGCAGCTTTCCTGAAG GACATCTACATTACTCACTTAGTATATCGACTTGAAAGTCTACACATGTCTGCGGTAGTGAACACACAACAG ccgTCTTTAGCAGCCTGCATTTCTAACGTGTATACGGCACATGAACCAACCACCTGTTGCAGCCAAACAAAATCATCCGAAGT CTCGAAGAAACATCATAAAACCCAGTTGAGGATGCTGTCACACAGATGGCAGAGGCTTGGTCTTCAGCCTCCAGGCCTCTGGGAGACACAAGACGACATTGCTGAACATACAGAAAGCAGGCCAGCACTGGAAATCCACCCAATAAAGGTTAACAGCATGCTTTCTCCAAAGAGTGAAAGTCCAGATGAGACAAAGGCAATCAATCTTAAAGGAAATGCATCTGCACCGTCAGTAGAGTGTGAAAACAGTGACCTCTCTGACCAAGAGAAAGACAGTATTCCATTAATAAAATGGGATGCTACTATAGAATTGTATCTGAGGCCGGACTTATTTCATAGAGATCTAGAACCAACAGAGGCTGAAGAAAGACAGCAAGTGTATCCTGAAGTTCTCCCGTTTTCACTTAAAGATTTTGAATTAAGTCAGCTGATATCCAAAGCAGAGGATTTGGAGAGCCAGCATACTCAGTGCTCAACAGACCCTTGTCTCGCAGCTTTGGCAGCCCGTATGATAAAGCTGGAGAAACTCCAGACTGTAACCATACAGAAAGAACAAGGAAAAGCAGTTGGATCTCGTCCAACAACCTCTTCAGTGAAAAGTGGCAATCGGGTGAGGCAGCTGCAAAACCCTGGTTCTCAGGCAGTTCTAGAGGAAATCACCGAACTCACACTTTCTTCAAACTCTCATTTGAAGTCTATAAACATTAATCAACTCTCGCCAAATGCTGGGAAGGTGTGGATTGGATTTCAGCAACCACTAGCATTAGCTAAGAAGCCAAACTCTGGTGTGGTCAGAGTAAAGAAAACTGAAGCCATTGTTCAAGATGATGTTGCTCATGTAAACAAGTCACCAAAATGCAATAGTCCAGAAAGCTCCAAGGGATGCAAACCCTCAAAGAAAGCCATACCAAAGCCTCAGAAGACTTCCTCTGAAAGGAGTAGCGCTCCTGCTAAAGCTCCATTCAGGAAAacctaa
- the LOC110438072 gene encoding uncharacterized protein isoform X5: protein MSAVVNTQQPSLAACISNVYTAHEPTTCCSQTKSSEVSKKHHKTQLRMLSHRWQRLGLQPPGLWETQDDIAEHTESRPALEIHPIKVNSMLSPKSESPDETKAINLKGNASAPSVECENSDLSDQEKDSIPLIKWDATIELYLRPDLFHRDLEPTEAEERQQVYPEVLPFSLKDFELSQLISKAEDLESQHTQCSTDPCLAALAARMIKLEKLQTVTIQKEQGKAVGSRPTTSSVKSGNRVRQLQNPGSQAVLEEITELTLSSNSHLKSININQLSPNAGKVWIGFQQPLALAKKPNSGVVRVKKTEAIVQDDVAHVNKSPKCNSPESSKGCKPSKKAIPKPQKTSSERSSAPAKAPFRKT, encoded by the exons ATGTCTGCGGTAGTGAACACACAACAG ccgTCTTTAGCAGCCTGCATTTCTAACGTGTATACGGCACATGAACCAACCACCTGTTGCAGCCAAACAAAATCATCCGAAGT CTCGAAGAAACATCATAAAACCCAGTTGAGGATGCTGTCACACAGATGGCAGAGGCTTGGTCTTCAGCCTCCAGGCCTCTGGGAGACACAAGACGACATTGCTGAACATACAGAAAGCAGGCCAGCACTGGAAATCCACCCAATAAAGGTTAACAGCATGCTTTCTCCAAAGAGTGAAAGTCCAGATGAGACAAAGGCAATCAATCTTAAAGGAAATGCATCTGCACCGTCAGTAGAGTGTGAAAACAGTGACCTCTCTGACCAAGAGAAAGACAGTATTCCATTAATAAAATGGGATGCTACTATAGAATTGTATCTGAGGCCGGACTTATTTCATAGAGATCTAGAACCAACAGAGGCTGAAGAAAGACAGCAAGTGTATCCTGAAGTTCTCCCGTTTTCACTTAAAGATTTTGAATTAAGTCAGCTGATATCCAAAGCAGAGGATTTGGAGAGCCAGCATACTCAGTGCTCAACAGACCCTTGTCTCGCAGCTTTGGCAGCCCGTATGATAAAGCTGGAGAAACTCCAGACTGTAACCATACAGAAAGAACAAGGAAAAGCAGTTGGATCTCGTCCAACAACCTCTTCAGTGAAAAGTGGCAATCGGGTGAGGCAGCTGCAAAACCCTGGTTCTCAGGCAGTTCTAGAGGAAATCACCGAACTCACACTTTCTTCAAACTCTCATTTGAAGTCTATAAACATTAATCAACTCTCGCCAAATGCTGGGAAGGTGTGGATTGGATTTCAGCAACCACTAGCATTAGCTAAGAAGCCAAACTCTGGTGTGGTCAGAGTAAAGAAAACTGAAGCCATTGTTCAAGATGATGTTGCTCATGTAAACAAGTCACCAAAATGCAATAGTCCAGAAAGCTCCAAGGGATGCAAACCCTCAAAGAAAGCCATACCAAAGCCTCAGAAGACTTCCTCTGAAAGGAGTAGCGCTCCTGCTAAAGCTCCATTCAGGAAAacctaa